TAATCAATTATTAAAGGATAAAATATTAAAATACTAAAAGAACTTTGTCAATTTTGTAGATGTCACCCAATGCAACTACACCCGTTCACCACCTTTCTCTAAGATCTGTCTTAGAGAAGGAAAAACTCAATGATACGAACTTCTTAGACTGGTATCGTAatttgagaattgttctcaaagtcGAAAAGAAGTCGTATATACTTGATGGACCCGTTCCCGAGGAACCCCCTGCTAATGCCACTAAGAGCATCCGAGATGCTTGGACTAAGCACACGGATGACTCCACATAGGTAGCATGCCTCATGTTAGCCACCATGATTCCAGACTTGCAAAAGGACCTGGAACATCATGATGCCTTTGAGATGCTTAAGCAGCTAAAGGAAATGTTCCAACAATAAGCTAGGCAACAACGCTTTGAAACTGTCAGAGCGTTACACGTATGCAAGATGACAGAGGGGACATCTGTAAGCTCTTATGTTCTGAAAATGAAGAGCCTCATAGATCAACTTGAGAGGCTTAGATCTTCCACTGGTCCTGAGTTGACAATAGACTTGATCCTCAACTCACTACCAAAGTCATATGACTAGTTCGTCTTGAACTACAATATGAATAATTTGAAGAAATCTATCTCGGAGTTGCATTTAATGCTTAAGACTACCGAGAAGAATATTCCATCCAAAACCTCTGAAGTCCTCATGATTCGGGAAGGAAAAATCAAGAAGCCACAAGCCAAAGGCAAAGGTAAAGGCAAACCTAAGAGTCGGGGCAACTACAAAGGCAAAAAGTTTGTCCCAAAGGATTCTGTCAAGAAGAAAGAAAAACCTGCCAAAGATGCCACTTGTTTCCATTGTGGAGAAATTGGTCATTGGAAGCGAAACTGCCCGACTTACCTTGCAGAGCTGAAGAAGACAAAGGCTAGCAATGCTAGCTCCTCAGGTATCTATATGATAGAACTATTTGCTTTCCCTAGTAATTCATGGgtatttgatactggttgtggaactcacatttgtaatAATGTGCAGGGACTAAGAAAGATTAAGAAGCTGAAACTAGGCGATTTGGTATTGCATGTTGGCAACGGAGCACATGTTGCGGTCGTAGCAATAGGCACTTATGAACTTTTATTACCAAAATGGCctgtatttaatattaaataattgttattATATCCCTAGTCTAAATAGGAACATTATTTCAGCTGCACGTTTGTATGAATCTGGTTACTCGTATGCTTTTCCTAATGGTAATATTTCAGTTTTCAATAAAGATGTTTTTTATTTTGAGGCACGGCCTCACAATGGCATATATGAAGTTGACATAcaagattcatccaataatagttcTCTGTATAACATAAACACCAAAAGATCCAAGCATGACTTGAATCAAacttatctatggcattgtcgtcttggtcacataaacaagaaacgcataaccaaactccaatctgatgaaattttaaaatcaactaactctgagtcatttgatgtatgtgaatcttgtttaagcGGGAagatgacaaaggcacctttctcCGGTTCCGGAGAAAGAGCAAAGGATCTTTTGGGACTTATACATTCCAATGTATGCggtccttttagaactatgtcaagaaatggtgaaagatacttcattacatttactgatgatttcgGTAGATTTGGTTATGTTTACTTATTGAAACATAAACATGAGGCATTTGAAACGTTCAAAGTGTTTCAAAATGAGGTTCAAAATCAGCTAGGCAAAACGATAAAGGTTCTTCGATCGGATCGAGGAGGTGAGTACTTGTGTCAAGAGTTTGATGATCATCTAAAGAATTGTGGAATTATTTCACAAcgcactccacccggaacaccacaacataatggtgtttctgagaggaggaatcgaaccctacttgatatggttcgatctatgatgaatcATACTTCACTTCCTCCATCTTTCTGGACCTATGCCTTATTATCTGCTGCTCGCATACTAAATATGGTACCAACCAAAAAGGTAAATaaaacaccatatgagttatggcatggaaaggTTCCAAATTTATCTTATTTGAAAGTTTGGGGTTGTGAAGCTCATGTTCGACAAGAAACTTCCAACAAACTTGATCCCAGATCTATCAAATGCatttttgtgggatacccaaaggattctatgggatattatttctacaaTCCTACCGAGAACAAAGTGTTTGTTTCTAGACACGCTACTTTTCTAGAAAAGGAGTTTCTATTAAATAAAGCAAGTGGGAGTAATGTagaacttgaagaaattcaagaaccacaaaATATCACACCTGAGGTTGGCACTAGCTATCAACAAATTGTTGAAGAACCTGAACAATTGGTTGCTCAGGAACCTGAAgtaacacaagacattcgtagatctagtagacctCGTCATAGTCCCCAAAGATATGACGACATTTTTTTAGTGGATGAAAGTGAGCCCCACTAACTACAAAGATGCTACATTAGATCCTGAATCTAAGAAATGGAATGAAGCCATGAATGAAGAGATGCAGTCCATGTATGACAACGAAGTATGGGACTTAGTTGATCTACCTCCTGATAGCAAGGCTGTTGGGAGCAAAtagattttcaagaagaaaaccgatatAGACGGAAATGTACATACATTTAAAGCAAGACTAGTGgtgaaaggtttcactcaaactcatggTGTTGACTATGACGAAACTTTCTCTCCAGTAGCCATGCTAAAATCAATTAGAATACTCATCGCCATAGCCGCatattatgactatgagatatggcaaatggatgtcaaaaccgcattCCTTAATGGACACTTAAGTGAAGATGTCTATATGGAACAACCAGAAGGTTTTGtaaatcctaagtatcctaataaagtGTGTAAGCTTAAAAGAGCCATTTACGGATTAGAGCAAGCATCTAGAAGCTGGAATATTCGTTTTGACGAGAAAATAAAAGAGTTTGATTTTATCCAAAATTAAGATGATCCATGTGTTTACAAAAGGGCTAGTGGGAGCATAGTAGTATTTTTAAtcttatatgtagatgatatactacttattggaaatgacatcccAACTTTACAAAAGGTAAAGTCTTGGCTTGGAAAGTGTTTTCAAATGAAAGACCTTGGTGATGCTGCTTATATTCTAGGAATAAAAATTCATAGAGATAGATCAAAATGGCTAATCGGCTTAAGCCAAAGTGCATATATTGAAAAGATTCTAAAAAGATTCAAGATGCAAGATTCCAAACGCGGATTTTTGCCAATGTCACATGGTacaatattgagcaagtctcaaagtcctagcaCAAATGATGAGCTTAGACGAATGAATGGAACTCCATATGCTTCTGCAattggatccattatgtatgccatgttatgcacAAGACCAGACGTATCGTATGCTTTGAGCATGACGAGTAGATACCAACAAAATCCGGGTGAAAGCCACTGGATGGCTGTCAAGAACATCCTAAAGTACTTGAGaaggactaaagatatgttcttgatttatGGTGGTGTGGAAGAAGATCTTACTGTAAAGTGCTAcacagatgctagtttccaaactgatagaGATGATTCACGATCACAATCTGGATATGTCTTTATCTTGAATGGAGGAGCTATAACTTGGAAAAGTTCTAAGCAGAAAGTAGTTGCACAATCTATTAcagaagctgaatacattgctgcatcAGAGGCAGCACAAGAGGCTGCGTAGATGAAAAAGTTCATTGATGATTTAGGGGTGATGCCAAGCATAGAAGACCCCATAGAAATATTTTGTGAcaacaattgaaatgtcccgttcttattgattaaaaacattccatattaattgatttcgttgcgaggttttgacctctatatgagacgtttttcaaagactgcattcattttaaaacaaaccataacctttatttcatcaataaacgtttaaaaagctttacgtagattatcaaataatgataatctaaaatatcctgtttacacacgaccattacataatggtttacaatacaaatatgttacaacaaaataagtttcttgaatgcagtttttacacaatatcatacaagcatggactccaaatctcgtccttatttaagtatacgacagcggaagctcttaataatcacctaagaataaacatgcttaaaacgtcaacaaaaatgttggtgaattataggtttaacctatatatatcaaatcataataatagac
This genomic window from Rutidosis leptorrhynchoides isolate AG116_Rl617_1_P2 chromosome 2, CSIRO_AGI_Rlap_v1, whole genome shotgun sequence contains:
- the LOC139888919 gene encoding uncharacterized protein, coding for MVPTKKVNKTPYELWHGKVPNLSYLKVWGCEAHVRQETSNKLDPRSIKCIFVGYPKDSMGYYFYNPTENKVFVSRHATFLEKEFLLNKASGSNVELEEIQEPQNITPEVGTSYQQIVEEPEQLVAQEPEWMKVSPTNYKDATLDPESKKWNEAMNEEMQSMYDNEVWDLVDLPPDSKAVGSK